The stretch of DNA TGCGGCTCTCATACTCGTTAACACAGTGTCACACCTCATCACTTTCCTGCTGAGTCTCCCTCTGCTGTACGGAATTCTCTGGTGGTATGGCCGATTGGTGCCGTGGAACCCCATCGCGCTGCTCACGCTATTGGTTATTCAAGCCGTCCTCATCGCAGGATTGAGCTTTATGGTGGCCACCTGGAATGTCTTTTACCGTGACGTGGCGCAGCTGGTGGGCATCGCACTCTCCCTCCTGTTTTTCCTGACCCCGATTTTTTATAGACCCATTGTGTCCAACGAATATCTTGCCCTCCTGGCTCTCAACCCCTTAGTACCTCTCATTACTGCCTATCGCGCCGTCCTGTTTGAAGGCGTGAGTCCGTTATGGGCATCGGTTGCCCAGACAGGAGCGATCAGCGCGGTGATCTGCGGACTCGGTTATTGGATGTATCGGCGTTTCGAACCTGACGTCGTTGACGCTGTTTAGGAGTGACGGTGCGGCCTTACGCGATCACAGTGAGACAGGTCTCGAAACGTTTTATCGTCCAGAGAAACCGTCCCTCCAGTATCAGAGATACGGTGCACCAGGTGGTGACCGGGCAATGGCACAGACGGGAAACGCTCTGGGCGTTGCGGAAGATTAATTTTACCGTCCGGCATGGTCAGGTCCTTGGAATCATCGGCCACAATGGGGCGGGGAAAAGCACCCTGTTGCGGCTCCTGTGCGGGCTCGGGGTGCCAACGTCTGGAAGCATCGTGAGCGACGGACAAGTTGGCGGCATTTTGGAATTAGGCGGTGGTTTTCATCCTGACCTGACGGGGCGGCAAAACATTGAAACGGCGGCGATCCTGAACGGCGTCGTTGAGGGCCTCCCTGAATGCGAACGAAACATCGTGCAATTCGCCGAGATGGAAGACTACATCGACCAACCCGTACGGACCTATTCAAACGGTATGTACCTGCGACTGGCTTTCGCGGCCGCCGTTGAGTTTAACCCGTCGGTGTTAGTGATGGACGAAGTGCTTGCGGTTGGAGACGAGCGATTTCAAAAGAAATGCATGGATCGCATCGCGCGATTCCGGAATGAGGGCAAGACGTTAATTGTGACGTCTCACGACGCCGAGCAGATCAAGGCGTTGTGTGATGAGGTGCTGGTACTGGACGAAGGACGAGTCATGATCCAAAGCGATCCACATTCTGCCTTGGCCACGTATCACGACCTCATGCGACAGCGAACCGAACGGCGCGCCGGGCAGATGTCCGTCGCCTCCCGGTCGTCGCTACTCCGCGTGACGCAGGGGAACCGAGAAGGAACGCAGGAGTGCAGTATCTCTGCCGTACGCGTCTACGATGACAAAGGACAATTAACCGAGTCGGTGGAGACCGGAAGCCCGCTCGCCGTAGAGGTGGACCTTCACCGAGGTGACCATATCTTGGACATGGCTTGTACCGTCGGCATATTCAACGAGTCCCACGCCAAGTGCTGGGAGGTTGCAATTCCTTCCCTGATAACCCTTGATGGCGCGCTCCAGAGCAAGCACACCCTGCGCTTGGATCTCACCTCACTCCCACTCGTCCCGGGACGGTACTTCCTGAATCTCGGCATTTATCCACTTGATTGGAGCTACCTGTACGATCGCCACTGGCAGATGTATCCCTTACACATAACCGGCGCCAGAACCTCCGGGCCTGGCGTTTATGCGCAAGGCATGCTCTTCCTGGATGTTCGCGTTGGTGTTAAAGGCCCAGCCCTTCTCGATGTCAGTTCAGACTCGGTGCCTCGTGATGCGATGGGCGCCTAAGTCATGAGAGAGGAATAGGATATGAAGGTACTCATCATCTCAACGTATCCGCCTGATCCAGCGCCCGAAGCGAATCACGCGCTTCACATGAGTGAATGCTTAGCGCAAAGCGGCCATATCGTGCATGTGGTCTGCAAAAAAGGAAGCATCGCCGGGACGCTGCCTAATATTGTCGTCCATCCCACCATTGATGAATGGGCGTGGTCTAACCTGCCAAACCTTGTCCACGAATTGAAACAGTGTCAACCTGATGTCGTGCTGTTGATTTACATCGGATGGATTTATAACCACCATCCGATGATCACGTTTCTGCCCTCTATCTGCAAATCCGCGCTCCCGGGTGTCCCGGTGGTGACCCAGTTTGAGGCGATCGATGACGACCCGCTCACGCGATCCGTCTCGTCGCGCATTCCACGAAAGATCATGGGTCTGTGGGCAGGTGCCAGGGATAGTCATTGGCGCTTTGGAACACTCCTCCGAGACAGTGCCCGCATCATTGCGCTGAGTGGCCCTCACCGAGACCGCCTCAACCGTCAGCTGCCAGGCGTTTGCGAAAAGATCACCCTTCTCCCCCCGCCTCCACTCATTCGATTCTGCTCTGATCCCCCGGAGAAAGCTCGGCAGAGGGCGCGTCAGGCTATCGGTGCCAAGGCAGACGACTTCGTCTTAACGTATTGGGGCTACATTTACCCCGGCAAAGGGATAGAGACTCTCTTCGAGGCGTTTCGGATGGTGTGTACGCGGATGCCGAACATGCGGCTCGTTCTCGTGGGGGGCTACCTCGAGATACCCACTCGCGCCGCTGAGTGCAAGCGGTACCATGACATGGTGCAAAAACTCCCGGAGACGTTTGGGATTACGGAGAAGGTCACGTGGACTGGAAACTTCACTTGGGATAGCGACGAAGGCTCCCTCTATTTGCGCGGCAGTGATGCCTGCGTACTGCCGTTTGACTACGGCGTCACCCTCAATAACAGCTCCCTTGCCGCAGCCACCACTCACAGCACGCCTATCATCGCGACCGAAATCCCGGGCGAACGAGATGAGGCTCTGGAGCATGGACGGAACGTGTACCTCGCTCGTCCCAAAGACCCCGACGCGCTTGCGGAGGCGATCGAACTCATCAGTGGTTCACGAGATTTTCAAAACTTATTACGCGCCGGCAGTGCACGCCTCGCGCAGGAATGGTACAGCAGAGAGACCTTCGGAGATCGTTTAGCACACATCTTGACGTCTGCCATTGGCGCCACCGAAAGACACAGTGGCAAGACTGACCTTCAAGTGAGTCGAAACCTCGTGGCTCGCGACTGCATCACAGAAATACCGTCCGCCTCGTCCACCTCCGCCATGAACTCACCAGGCCAGGCAGACGCCATCCACTCTATGCCATTCGTGTCCGTCATTGTCGCAGCATACAATGTGGAGACCTATCTCAGTCATTGCTTAGACTCTCTCGTGCACCAGACGCTGACCAACATAGAAGTCCTAGTCATCAATGACGCCTCAACGGACAATAGCGGAAAAATCGCCCACCAATATGCGATGAAGTACCCCTGCGTGCGAGTCTTTGATTGCGAGACCAACAAGGGTCTGGCCAGCGTTCGTAACATTGGCCTCAGCCATGCCAGAGGTCAGTACATTGCGTTCACCGACGGTGACGATTGGGCCGACATCCGAATGTGCGAAGTGCTCTACAATAGAGCACTGGCCGATGACCTCGATGTGTTGGTCGCCGATGCTACGGTTCTCTACGAAACGACCAAAACGTTTGGAGACCATTTTGATAAACACATCCGGCAATCATTAGACCCCAGGCTGAGAAAGCGGCCCTTTGAGATCACCAATGAACCACGCGGCCTTCTGTTAGAACCCGTTGCCTGGACCAAGCTCTATAAGCGCTCCTTCCTTCAAGAGCACGGCATGCGCTTCGAAGAGGGAATGAATTCTTATGAGGACGTCTGCTTTCATTTCTGGGTCATGTTAAAGGCCAAGCGGATCTCCCTCATAGACCAAGCCTTTTTATTTTATCGACAAAATCGCCCGGGACAAATCTCCGGAAGAACCAATCGAAAAGTCTTCGAGGTGTTCGAGGTCTTTCGCAAGATCCATGGCAATCTCACTACCTGGCAGGTGTCCGATGACGTATGGGCGATGCTGATTAGGGTGCAGCTACGGCAATTTGATTGGATGCTCAAAGATAGAGTTCAACCGGCAGACCGGCGAGAGTTTCTGGCAAAAGTTGCGGAGGCCTTCAATAAAATTCCGGAAGGAGGCTTTAAGGAAGCGGTCCATCATACCAACCCTCATGAACGGCTCATCATCTTTTGTATGCGCCGAAACAGCCTCAAGGGGTATCACAGCGTCTCGCAGCATCACTGGCCGGTGCATCCACTGTTAGACGTATACGTCAACCATCCCGGGCCTGGCGTGCTCAAGCGTTGCCTCAAACGCGCTGCGAAAAGTCTTCAGCATCACACGATTGTGTACGGTCGTTCTCTCATCAGCCGAGCATTGAACCTAGGACATCTCGAATCAAAGCTACAGGCATTGGAAGGAAAAGTTGACCACCTGATCAGCATCCGAGAAGCCACCTCTCCTGAGAAGGATCCCTTGACCGAGGTGTGTAGATTTGGCCAAGAACCAGTTTTTCTATCCTATCCTTCGTATCGGGTTGGTATGGCAGACGCCGTGTGGAGGATGGAGCATGACTATTATCTGACGAGGGTGGCGTCCTTCCGGAAGGGCGATACGGTGATCGACGTTGGCGCACATGTCGGCGTTCTGTCGATCGCCCTGGCCAAAAAATTCCCATTCCTCACGATCTATGCACTCGAACCGGACCCCCTGAATTATGCCTCCTTACAGCAAAACATCGTCAGGAATAACGTAAACAATGTGATTGCGCTCCAAGTGGCCGTATCAGCAGACGGTCTCCCGCGCACGCTGTACACCAGTGCGCGGGACAGTGCCTGGGCCACCACGGAGGCTCTCATGATCCCGCCTCACCGCGTGCTTCGCAGTGGTTTAGTGAACACCATCACCCTCGAACAATTGTTTCAGAAATATGCGATTGCACACTGCCGCCTGTTAAAGATGACAGCCCACGGCGCCACATATACAGCGTTAGAATCGTTTGACAGAAGAGGGGCGATTGACCTGTTATGCGGTGAGATTGATCTGCGCGAGTGCAGCAAGGCGAAGTTAAAAATGATCAGTTGGCAAATCGCTCGGCAACATTTCTGGAGAACCATCGCACAATCGACCGAGGGGGGAGAGCACTCATGGACGCAACAACTCCCTCGCGAGGGGGAGTTCTGTATTCCTGTCCCATTAGCCGATATCTCGCCAGGGGTAGGAAGGGGCAGGGAAGTTGCTTAGTTAACGGATCTGTATCGGGTGCAACGGTTGCTCGGTCACCGCGACGGGTACATGCGGTTCGGCTCTAGGCAATCAGTCAAGGCTGCCTCGCTCGCAGAGAGAGTCAGCCGACAGGCACCAAGCGGCCTCGCCGGGATGAGGCACCTTTCGTCGGCGTGAGCCGGCATGTCGTCGCACTGAGATCCAAGGTTCCATCCAGCGCACCGAGCAACCGGATCAGGGTACCAATCCCGGGCCGTTGGGCACCACTTTCCAGTCTTGCAAGCTGCGGCTGCTTCATACCGACGCGTTTCGCCAATTCTGTCTGACTCAACCCGCGACGTTCTCTCAGCTTAGCTAGAGCAACCGCAAGGACCACATCTTTCTCTGCCTCGGCCAAATCACCGGCAAACGAAGGTTTCTTACGAATCTGCTCGTCGACATATTCTCGATGGGTTTTCATCGCTTCACCTCTTCAGTGTATCGGCATACCGTTGTTCCGCCAGCACAATGTCTCCCTCCTTCAGCTTCTGCGATTTCTTCTGCACCGCATGGAGAATGACAAAGCGCTGCCCCATGATCGCCTCATAAAAGAACCGGTATTCGTTCCCCGACCATTCCGAGCGGAGTTCCCAAATCTTTCCGCGAACATGTTTGGCAATTGCCGCGAGCAGCCGGGTGCCATCTATTTCCAATCGACTGATATTAGGCTAAGCACTTCGCTCGAGCTTTTGGAGAGAGGGCAGCGAGAAAGTCCTCGATCGGTGTCTCGCCGGTCCGAGTTTCGTAGTACACCACCGTGCATGGCATGTCTGACCTATAACACTTCTGTTATAGGTCATCAAAAGGCAAGACGGAAGGCAACATTCCGCAGATATAAGACGCGAGGGCAGCGAGCCTCACTCTATGGCCGCTGCTCAGCGGGATCATAGGGTAGTGGCCTCGTGACGCCTGGCGCGCCCTCGCCCACCACTGTCACACAGTGCGAGCTAAAAAAGATAAAGAAGAACAGATCCGTGCTGACGCTGCGCACCTTTTGAATCGTGGGACTCGCGTTTGCCATGGCTTGTTCGACCGTGTTGGTGCCATAACCGAAACCCATGACAGCATACGAGCAATCACTCCCCTCAGTCATCGGCTTGACGGCCTGATTCTCAGGGGTAATCCGAGATGAGATATTGACACACCCGCCAAGGAGCAGCGAGACAGCACAGCAACCAGCCGCTATCAAAGCTCTAAACATTTCATGCCTCCCCGATTTGACCTGAGACCCAGTCTGTCAAGGGCTTAGAGCAGCCTCCCGACATCGTGCCACTCTTCAATGACGCTCACTTTCGCTTTTCTGAATACTCCCTCGCAAGTCCCGCGCCGCCTTTTCCAGCAGCTCATTCACATAGCTGTCCTGATCTACAGCGAGGGTTTGTCAACAGTCTGCCCGAGAACTCCCGCTGAACCATTTGGCCTATCGAGCGTTGCGCCCAGAGGTGGCAGCCATCGAGGGGCCCATATTCGCCAATTGGTCTGCCGATGCGTTCGGTCATCAGTGGCACCGAACCTGTAAGGCAGCCAAGGTGCAGGACCTGCACTTCCACGACCTCCGCCACACCTTCACGACGCGACTACAGACCCTGGGGGT from Nitrospira sp. encodes:
- a CDS encoding ABC transporter permease, which translates into the protein MRHYRTLVWHFVKRDFYLRHTGSALGVLWSLILPLAQLSVLSFTFGSIIRVDIDHFPAFVFSALLPWTWFSSALASAGPLFFTHRDLVRKPAFPPAALILVNTVSHLITFLLSLPLLYGILWWYGRLVPWNPIALLTLLVIQAVLIAGLSFMVATWNVFYRDVAQLVGIALSLLFFLTPIFYRPIVSNEYLALLALNPLVPLITAYRAVLFEGVSPLWASVAQTGAISAVICGLGYWMYRRFEPDVVDAV
- a CDS encoding ATP-binding cassette domain-containing protein, encoding MVTGQWHRRETLWALRKINFTVRHGQVLGIIGHNGAGKSTLLRLLCGLGVPTSGSIVSDGQVGGILELGGGFHPDLTGRQNIETAAILNGVVEGLPECERNIVQFAEMEDYIDQPVRTYSNGMYLRLAFAAAVEFNPSVLVMDEVLAVGDERFQKKCMDRIARFRNEGKTLIVTSHDAEQIKALCDEVLVLDEGRVMIQSDPHSALATYHDLMRQRTERRAGQMSVASRSSLLRVTQGNREGTQECSISAVRVYDDKGQLTESVETGSPLAVEVDLHRGDHILDMACTVGIFNESHAKCWEVAIPSLITLDGALQSKHTLRLDLTSLPLVPGRYFLNLGIYPLDWSYLYDRHWQMYPLHITGARTSGPGVYAQGMLFLDVRVGVKGPALLDVSSDSVPRDAMGA
- a CDS encoding FkbM family methyltransferase; its protein translation is MPFVSVIVAAYNVETYLSHCLDSLVHQTLTNIEVLVINDASTDNSGKIAHQYAMKYPCVRVFDCETNKGLASVRNIGLSHARGQYIAFTDGDDWADIRMCEVLYNRALADDLDVLVADATVLYETTKTFGDHFDKHIRQSLDPRLRKRPFEITNEPRGLLLEPVAWTKLYKRSFLQEHGMRFEEGMNSYEDVCFHFWVMLKAKRISLIDQAFLFYRQNRPGQISGRTNRKVFEVFEVFRKIHGNLTTWQVSDDVWAMLIRVQLRQFDWMLKDRVQPADRREFLAKVAEAFNKIPEGGFKEAVHHTNPHERLIIFCMRRNSLKGYHSVSQHHWPVHPLLDVYVNHPGPGVLKRCLKRAAKSLQHHTIVYGRSLISRALNLGHLESKLQALEGKVDHLISIREATSPEKDPLTEVCRFGQEPVFLSYPSYRVGMADAVWRMEHDYYLTRVASFRKGDTVIDVGAHVGVLSIALAKKFPFLTIYALEPDPLNYASLQQNIVRNNVNNVIALQVAVSADGLPRTLYTSARDSAWATTEALMIPPHRVLRSGLVNTITLEQLFQKYAIAHCRLLKMTAHGATYTALESFDRRGAIDLLCGEIDLRECSKAKLKMISWQIARQHFWRTIAQSTEGGEHSWTQQLPREGEFCIPVPLADISPGVGRGREVA
- a CDS encoding helix-turn-helix transcriptional regulator, with protein sequence MKTHREYVDEQIRKKPSFAGDLAEAEKDVVLAVALAKLRERRGLSQTELAKRVGMKQPQLARLESGAQRPGIGTLIRLLGALDGTLDLSATTCRLTPTKGASSRRGRLVPVG
- a CDS encoding type II toxin-antitoxin system RelE/ParE family toxin, giving the protein MEIDGTRLLAAIAKHVRGKIWELRSEWSGNEYRFFYEAIMGQRFVILHAVQKKSQKLKEGDIVLAEQRYADTLKR